The Musa acuminata AAA Group cultivar baxijiao chromosome BXJ2-2, Cavendish_Baxijiao_AAA, whole genome shotgun sequence genome has a segment encoding these proteins:
- the LOC103975667 gene encoding protein kinase PINOID-like, with the protein MDLPMYSDGEIGSEALNSSQSSMSSSGGSCDDRHSSFSRLSFDGVAAAAALELPSGDRPLAAWRLPAKPHRWSDPSWAAIRSRNSAGLHANLGPRDFKIVRRIGSGDIGTVYLCRLREEASACVYAMKVVDKLALAKKNKLERAATEKRILRVLDHPFLPTLYADFDASPHYSCVVMEYCSGGDLHTLRHRQPRLRFSVAATRFYAAEVLLALEYLHMLGIVYRDLKPENILIRSDGHIMLSDFDLSLESTASPTLEQFDAADEAAFGDDFSCIPFLARRPARTSGACRRFVAEPISARSGSFVGTHEYVAPEVASGRHHGSAVDWWAFGVLLYELLYSRTPFAGSNNESTLRNIVKQPLTFPPSSSSCSSSAARDLITCLLLKDPAARLGSRGGSAEVKAHPFFKGLNFALMRSHRPPVIPGLVRSASAKERRKPDRFDYF; encoded by the exons ATGGATTTGCCGATGTACTCCGACGGCGAGATCGGCTCGGAAGCGCTGAATTCCAGCCAGAGCTCaatgagcagcagcggcggcagctgCGATGACCGCCACAGTAGCTTCTCCCGCCTCTCCTTCGACGGCGTGGCGGCAGCGGCGGCTCTCGAGCTCCCGTCTGGCGACCGCCCCCTCGCCGCCTGGCGGCTGCCCGCCAAGCCCCACCGCTGGTCGGATCCCTCTTGGGCGGCCATTCGGTCGCGGAACTCCGCCGGCCTACACGCCAATCTTGGCCCCCGGGACTTCAAGATCGTCCGCCGCATTGGGAGCGGCGACATCGGCACCGTCTACCTCTGTCGCCTCCGCGAGGAAGCCTCGGCGTGCGTTTACGCGATGAAGGTGGTGGACAAGCTGGCGCTGGCGAAAAAGAACAAGCTCGAGAGAGCGGCGACCGAGAAGAGGATCCTGCGGGTCCTCGACCACCCCTTTCTTCCCACGCTCTACGCCGACTTCGACGCGTCCCCGCATTACTCTTGCGTGGTGATGGAGTACTGCAGTGGCGGCGACCTCCACACGCTCCGCCACCGCCAGCCCCGCCTCCGCTTCTCCGTTGCGGCCACCAG GTTCTACGCGGCGGAGGTGCTGCTTGCGCTGGAGTACCTCCACATGCTTGGCATCGTCTACCGCGACCTCAAGCCCGAGAACATACTCATCCGCTCCGACGGCCACATCATGCTTTCCGACTTCGACCTCTCCCTCGAGTCCACCGCCTCCCCCACCCTCGAACAATTCGACGCCGCTGACGAGGCAGCCTTCGGTGACGACTTCTCCTGCATCCCCTTCCTGGCACGGAGGCCTGCCCGCACTAGCGGGGCGTGCCGGCGGTTCGTAGCGGAGCCGATCAGCGCCCGGTCGGGCTCCTTCGTGGGGACCCATGAGTACGTCGCTCCGGAGGTGGCCTCCGGCCGGCACCACGGCAGCGCCGTCGACTGGTGGGCCTTCGGCGTCCTCCTCTACGAGCTGCTCTACAGCCGAACACCCTTTGCGGGGTCAAACAATGAGTCAACGCTCCGGAACATCGTGAAGCAGCCGCTGACCTtccccccttcctcctcctcgtgcTCCTCTTCAGCGGCGAGGGACCTGATCACCTGTCTGCTCCTGAAAGACCCAGCCGCCCGCCTTGGCTCGCGCGGCGGCTCCGCCGAGGTCAAAGCACACCCCTTCTTCAAAGGCCTCAACTTCGCCCTCATGCGCTCCCACCGCCCCCCGGTCATCCCCGGCCTAGTCCGGTCCGCCTCGGCCAAGGAGCGTCGCAAACCGGACCGGTTCGACTACTTCTAA
- the LOC135605008 gene encoding CSC1-like protein ERD4 — translation MQQVNKIWKVKEECRKKLARAEGVLAESGRGHTYRTGFLGVVSAKLDPIDHCNKKIKELLPKFEAEQQITLREKQEAAALVFFNSRVAAVFASQTIHAQKTGTWTVTEAAEPRQLLRANLPKNCSQIQTR, via the exons ATGCAACAG gttaacaaaatctggaaGGTGAAAGAAGAATGCAGGAAGAAGCTTGCTCGTGCTGAAGGAGTGCTTGCAGAGTCCGGCAGGGGGCACACCTACAGAACTGGCTTCCTGGGTGTTGTGAGCGCAAAATTGGATCCCATCGATCACTGTAACAAGAAGATAAAGGAACTGCTTCCCAAGTTCGAAGCTGAACAACAGATCACTCTCAGAGAGAAACAAGAAGCTGCAGCCCTGGTCTTCTTCAACAGCAGGGTTGCTGCAGTTTTTGCCTCCCAAACCATTCATGCGCAGAAGACCGGTACATGGACTGTGACTGAAGCTGCTGAGCCACGCCAGTTGCTCCGGGCAAATCTGCCGAAGAACTGCAGCCAGATACAGACAAGATAA